The following are encoded in a window of Salinibacter ruber DSM 13855 genomic DNA:
- a CDS encoding acyl carrier protein has protein sequence MASDIEETVKSIIVDKLGVDEDDVTSDASFTNDLGADSLDTVELIMEFEKEFDLTIPDEEAEEIATVGDAVGYLEEKA, from the coding sequence ATGGCCAGCGACATCGAAGAGACGGTCAAGTCGATCATTGTCGACAAACTGGGCGTCGACGAAGACGACGTGACGTCGGACGCTTCCTTTACGAACGACCTGGGCGCGGACTCGCTCGACACCGTCGAGCTCATTATGGAGTTTGAGAAGGAGTTCGACCTGACGATCCCGGACGAGGAGGCCGAAGAGATTGCGACGGTCGGCGACGCCGTAGGGTACCTTGAGGAGAAGGCGTAG
- the metK gene encoding methionine adenosyltransferase, whose amino-acid sequence MAYLFTSESVSEGHPDKIADQISDAILDAHLAEDRNSRVAAETLVTSGLVVLSGEITSQARVEPREIAREVIRDIGYTDPRIRFDAESCGVISSLHEQSGDISQGVDGGEEQGAGDQGLMFGYACRETEELMPMPITFSHRLVQELAHIRKETDKMPYLRPDSKSQVTIEYKEDRMTPRRVHTVVVSTQHDEGVPQKKIREDVRDILLPRALPTDLLDEDLILHVNPTGRFVTGGPHGDTGVTGRKIIVDTYGGKGAHGGGAFSGKDPSKVDRSATYAARHVAKNLVAAELCDEAEVQLAYAIGVAEPVSIDVSTNGTGVLPDTELCEMVREHFELSPSAIIDRLDLLKPRYQKTAAYGHFGRPTFPWEELTHVEALKRDAPAVAS is encoded by the coding sequence ATGGCTTACCTCTTCACCTCCGAGTCGGTCTCGGAGGGCCACCCCGACAAGATCGCCGATCAGATTTCGGACGCCATCCTCGATGCTCACCTGGCCGAAGACCGGAACAGCCGGGTGGCCGCAGAGACGCTTGTGACGTCCGGGCTCGTCGTGCTCAGCGGCGAGATCACGTCTCAGGCCCGTGTGGAGCCGCGGGAGATTGCCCGCGAGGTCATCCGGGACATCGGGTACACCGACCCTCGCATCCGGTTCGACGCCGAATCATGTGGGGTCATCAGCAGCCTCCACGAGCAGAGCGGCGACATCAGCCAGGGCGTCGACGGCGGGGAGGAACAGGGGGCCGGGGACCAGGGCCTCATGTTCGGCTACGCGTGCCGGGAGACCGAGGAGCTGATGCCCATGCCCATCACCTTCTCGCACCGGCTCGTGCAGGAGCTCGCCCACATCCGCAAGGAGACGGACAAGATGCCCTACCTGCGGCCCGACTCGAAGAGCCAGGTCACCATCGAGTACAAAGAGGACCGCATGACGCCGCGGCGGGTGCACACCGTTGTCGTGTCCACGCAGCACGACGAAGGGGTGCCGCAGAAGAAGATTCGGGAGGATGTGCGCGACATTCTCCTCCCCCGCGCCCTCCCCACGGACCTTCTGGACGAGGACCTCATCCTCCACGTCAACCCCACGGGCCGGTTCGTCACCGGTGGGCCGCACGGGGACACCGGCGTCACGGGCCGCAAGATCATCGTGGATACCTACGGCGGCAAGGGTGCCCATGGCGGGGGCGCGTTCAGTGGGAAGGACCCGTCGAAGGTGGACCGGAGCGCCACCTACGCCGCCCGCCACGTCGCCAAAAACCTGGTCGCGGCGGAGCTTTGCGATGAGGCCGAGGTGCAGCTCGCCTACGCCATCGGCGTGGCCGAGCCGGTGTCGATCGACGTGTCGACGAACGGCACCGGCGTCCTCCCCGACACGGAGCTCTGCGAGATGGTGCGGGAGCACTTCGAGCTGTCGCCCTCCGCAATCATCGACCGGCTCGATCTGCTGAAGCCCCGCTACCAGAAGACCGCCGCATACGGGCACTTCGGGCGGCCCACCTTCCCGTGGGAGGAGCTGACCCACGTGGAGGCTCTGAAGCGAGACGCCCCCGCGGTGGCCTCCTAG
- a CDS encoding DUF4382 domain-containing protein — translation MKRLSFVTLVALTTFGFLFATGCDSTGSVTDPEDGTLSLSMSDGSTTKSLRTHSGPNSAPDGITEALVTIDAVSVVPVEDTSDGDATEAGVSVLRDANFEVDLKELQTGLDTTLAELELPAGEYGQIRLVTADMASVTFQDGTQTDVMIASGQQTGLKVNFDPFTIASADDRVEVTLNWDVKEALKGNPQGRFVITPAIAATVDTSSVGQ, via the coding sequence ATGAAACGTCTTTCATTTGTCACGCTCGTTGCTCTCACTACGTTCGGATTCCTGTTCGCGACGGGATGCGATTCAACCGGATCGGTCACGGACCCGGAAGACGGCACACTGTCCCTGAGCATGAGCGACGGCTCGACGACCAAGTCGTTGAGAACACATTCCGGACCGAACAGCGCCCCCGACGGCATCACGGAAGCCCTGGTGACCATTGATGCGGTTTCGGTTGTGCCTGTCGAGGACACAAGTGATGGAGACGCCACTGAAGCCGGCGTCTCTGTCCTTCGCGACGCGAACTTTGAGGTCGACCTCAAAGAGCTTCAGACCGGCCTCGATACGACACTCGCCGAACTGGAACTGCCAGCGGGGGAGTACGGACAAATCCGTCTCGTCACGGCCGACATGGCCAGCGTGACCTTTCAGGACGGCACGCAGACGGACGTGATGATTGCCAGCGGCCAACAGACTGGCCTTAAGGTCAACTTCGATCCGTTTACGATTGCCTCCGCCGACGACCGCGTGGAAGTGACCCTGAACTGGGACGTAAAGGAGGCCCTGAAGGGCAACCCGCAGGGCCGGTTCGTAATCACACCGGCAATCGCCGCAACCGTCGACACCAGCAGTGTCGGCCAGTAA
- a CDS encoding RNA polymerase sigma factor — MSHDAPDGTYARRVQDGDRSAFRMLVERYEGMVFDLAHQYTDGPEAAEDLAQDVFLTAYHRIDDLQDPDRFASWLYGIALNRGRDYAKNVRRDTYPFSRSEQEGTHIRDNGAAQDDQLVADERGDQLWNALDELAPTYATPFLLKYRNGLTYKAMSKRLDVSVSALKVRVHRARKKLRTLLAPYHEKSRS, encoded by the coding sequence ATGTCCCACGACGCCCCGGACGGCACCTACGCCCGTCGCGTTCAGGACGGGGACCGGTCGGCTTTCCGTATGCTCGTCGAGCGGTACGAGGGCATGGTGTTCGATCTTGCGCACCAGTACACCGATGGCCCCGAGGCCGCCGAAGACCTGGCCCAGGACGTCTTCCTCACGGCCTACCACCGGATCGACGACCTTCAGGACCCGGACCGGTTTGCGTCGTGGCTCTACGGCATTGCGCTCAACCGCGGGCGCGACTATGCGAAGAACGTCCGGCGGGACACCTACCCGTTCAGCCGCTCGGAGCAAGAGGGGACGCACATCCGAGACAATGGGGCGGCGCAGGACGATCAGCTCGTCGCCGACGAGAGGGGCGACCAATTGTGGAACGCCCTCGACGAGCTCGCCCCCACGTACGCGACTCCGTTTCTCCTCAAGTACCGGAACGGCCTCACGTACAAGGCCATGTCAAAGCGGCTCGATGTCTCGGTGAGTGCCCTAAAAGTGCGCGTGCACCGCGCCCGCAAAAAACTCCGTACCTTGTTGGCCCCGTACCATGAAAAATCTCGATCCTGA
- a CDS encoding isoamylase: MKNLDPDTIVRQFIDGDLSDEEVRAALHHIADDPEARSLLQFELQMTQDLAASRAPQPASDFAARTVEQLDEAEAPAPSVADRLHDWWEALVTIPVRPVHAVAILALVAAVGWLAGPLGPSPGSPESRTGSSASVQPTATASSRAGTVLTRFVYTNDTADSVAVAGDFNDWTPVPLSPHTVNGETVWTGLVPVPRGEHEYQFVINGERWVTDPLAPVQQDDGFGAKNAVLKL; this comes from the coding sequence ATGAAAAATCTCGATCCTGACACGATCGTCCGGCAGTTTATCGATGGGGATCTCTCCGACGAGGAGGTGCGGGCGGCCCTGCACCACATCGCCGACGACCCGGAGGCCCGCTCCCTGCTCCAGTTTGAGCTCCAAATGACGCAGGACCTGGCCGCCTCTCGGGCCCCGCAGCCCGCGTCGGATTTCGCGGCCCGCACGGTCGAGCAGCTGGACGAGGCAGAGGCCCCGGCCCCGTCCGTCGCCGACCGTCTTCACGACTGGTGGGAGGCCCTCGTCACCATCCCTGTGCGCCCCGTCCACGCGGTTGCCATCCTTGCTCTCGTCGCTGCAGTCGGGTGGCTGGCCGGGCCGTTGGGGCCGAGCCCCGGTTCTCCGGAGTCGAGAACAGGATCGTCCGCATCGGTCCAGCCCACCGCGACCGCCTCGTCCCGGGCCGGGACCGTGTTGACGCGGTTCGTTTATACGAACGACACGGCCGACTCGGTGGCCGTGGCGGGCGACTTCAACGACTGGACTCCCGTTCCCCTCTCCCCGCACACCGTCAACGGCGAGACGGTCTGGACCGGCCTGGTGCCGGTGCCCCGCGGCGAGCACGAGTACCAGTTCGTCATCAACGGCGAACGGTGGGTCACCGACCCGCTCGCTCCGGTGCAACAGGATGACGGATTCGGCGCGAAGAACGCGGTTCTCAAGCTTTAG
- a CDS encoding glycogen-binding domain-containing protein encodes MWRILLGLSCLLGLLPQSGSAQQWTGTARLALTGGYQTNTYLDPVLRSWQDRSSTPGLAALTPQVGIARKARRTRLAAAVRTRLYPRRADAPQFVQGHAQARYRLSPSWSVGASGGGTRLRLGSSEESWWGLPSVRWTPTSSTAVTARGGLTQRYVATGQGTTVRQDSRLAMLNMAFWPTDRVRTEGRAYWSDGRTNATGTAFGGTGVSVRGVYWPTNQWSVEADVGVEQVQYEARTTRTRLGRGGLKVAWHPRTAVTAFVQTRASTARLVDGSSTDTHVAVGVRLRVRRVLSGTAPSPPRRRVCRAVENGVQIQVPYDGPGVPHVTGDFNGWSLPGTSLTQTDDGTWTTTLSVPSGEYAYRVRIVDGDERRWLSLPSYADTADDAFGGTNGVCTVP; translated from the coding sequence ATGTGGCGGATTCTTCTCGGACTTTCGTGCCTCTTGGGGCTGCTGCCCCAGTCGGGCTCGGCCCAGCAGTGGACCGGCACCGCACGCCTCGCCCTCACCGGCGGCTACCAAACCAACACCTACCTCGATCCTGTGCTTCGTTCCTGGCAGGACCGGTCGTCCACCCCGGGCCTCGCGGCCCTAACACCGCAGGTGGGGATTGCGCGCAAGGCACGCCGCACGCGTCTTGCCGCCGCGGTCCGGACGCGACTGTACCCGCGTCGGGCCGATGCGCCCCAGTTTGTACAGGGCCACGCCCAGGCGCGATACCGCTTGTCCCCGTCGTGGTCGGTGGGCGCCAGCGGCGGGGGGACGCGGCTCCGCCTCGGCTCGTCGGAGGAGAGCTGGTGGGGCCTGCCCTCTGTGCGATGGACGCCCACCTCCAGCACGGCCGTCACGGCACGCGGGGGCCTCACCCAACGCTACGTCGCGACCGGTCAGGGGACCACTGTTCGTCAGGACAGCAGGCTTGCCATGCTGAACATGGCATTCTGGCCGACCGATCGCGTCCGCACAGAAGGACGCGCGTACTGGAGCGACGGACGGACAAACGCCACGGGCACCGCCTTCGGAGGCACCGGCGTGTCTGTGCGTGGGGTGTACTGGCCCACCAATCAGTGGTCCGTCGAGGCCGACGTAGGGGTCGAGCAGGTGCAGTACGAGGCGCGAACCACCCGCACCCGCCTCGGCCGGGGCGGCCTCAAAGTGGCGTGGCATCCCCGCACAGCAGTCACGGCCTTCGTCCAGACCCGAGCGTCCACGGCACGCCTCGTCGACGGGTCGAGTACAGACACACACGTCGCGGTCGGGGTTCGCCTCCGAGTCCGGCGCGTGCTGAGCGGAACGGCCCCTTCGCCGCCACGCCGCCGCGTCTGTCGGGCGGTCGAAAATGGGGTGCAGATCCAGGTTCCCTACGACGGCCCCGGGGTGCCCCACGTGACGGGCGACTTCAACGGCTGGTCGTTGCCCGGGACGTCCCTCACGCAGACCGACGACGGCACCTGGACGACGACCCTGTCGGTGCCGTCTGGCGAATACGCGTACCGGGTCCGAATCGTCGACGGCGACGAGCGGCGGTGGCTCAGCCTTCCCTCCTACGCAGACACCGCCGACGATGCATTCGGTGGCACAAACGGCGTATGCACAGTTCCCTAG
- a CDS encoding isoaspartyl peptidase/L-asparaginase family protein gives MCLLPVTVQGQDGPSSETALVIHGGAGSLSADEMSDDREEAYRLALRTALQEGNAVLRDGGSALDAVQAAITTMEADTLFNAARGAVRTSEGAVELDAAIMDGATRNAGALTGVQTVKHPIRLARAIMEDSYHVMFAQEGAEAFAEQQGLELVENEYFITAARRSGEEKAPADPPAAQEEDEKYGTVGAVALDAAGNLAAGTSTGGISDKEFGRVGDSPIVGAGTYAHNASCAVSATGQGEFFIRGVAAHSVASRMRFGDRPLGEAAQRTIDEIEELGGVGGVIALDRDGNIATPFSTGGMFRAYVAPDGTTAVRIFDAAAEE, from the coding sequence GTGTGCCTGCTTCCTGTTACGGTGCAGGGGCAGGACGGTCCATCCTCGGAAACGGCCCTCGTCATTCACGGGGGGGCCGGGTCGCTGAGCGCCGACGAGATGAGTGACGACCGGGAGGAGGCGTACCGGTTGGCCCTCCGCACCGCGCTCCAGGAGGGCAACGCAGTGCTCCGGGACGGCGGCAGTGCGCTTGATGCCGTCCAGGCCGCCATCACGACCATGGAGGCCGACACGCTCTTCAACGCGGCCCGGGGGGCGGTTCGCACGAGTGAGGGCGCGGTGGAGCTCGACGCCGCCATCATGGACGGGGCCACCCGAAACGCCGGTGCACTTACGGGGGTACAGACGGTGAAGCATCCGATTCGGCTCGCCCGGGCCATCATGGAGGACTCCTACCACGTGATGTTTGCTCAGGAGGGGGCGGAGGCCTTTGCGGAGCAGCAGGGGCTTGAGCTCGTGGAGAACGAGTACTTCATCACGGCCGCGCGTCGCTCCGGGGAGGAAAAGGCGCCCGCCGACCCGCCCGCGGCACAGGAGGAGGACGAGAAGTACGGCACGGTGGGGGCCGTTGCGCTCGACGCGGCGGGCAACTTGGCGGCGGGGACCTCCACAGGGGGCATCTCGGACAAGGAGTTTGGGCGCGTGGGCGACTCCCCAATCGTTGGGGCCGGGACGTACGCCCACAATGCGTCGTGCGCGGTCTCGGCCACGGGACAGGGCGAGTTCTTCATTCGCGGCGTGGCGGCCCACAGCGTGGCCTCGCGCATGCGGTTCGGGGACCGTCCGCTCGGCGAGGCGGCGCAGCGCACGATCGACGAGATTGAGGAGCTTGGCGGGGTGGGGGGCGTCATTGCCCTCGACCGCGACGGCAACATCGCCACGCCCTTCAGCACCGGCGGCATGTTTCGGGCCTACGTCGCTCCGGACGGCACCACGGCGGTCCGGATCTTCGACGCGGCGGCCGAAGAGTGA
- a CDS encoding RNA polymerase sigma factor: protein MAKDKAEVVTKKTASKDKNAFNQHEALQEMSDEDLMSQFQAGTVEAFNILVERYSDRLMQYLYRFLGDKKRCEDLLQETFLRVHRNRHSYRRIAKFSTWLYTIAGNLARSEYRKRKRRRMQSIQSVNRDNEEYEMEIPDESFSPDKHAESTIQDHYIQEAMNEIPPAFREVVVLRDIQQLAYDEIAEITGLPMGTVKSRINRGRTKLQALLQDVYPFQEEE from the coding sequence ATGGCGAAGGACAAGGCAGAAGTCGTCACCAAAAAGACCGCCTCGAAGGACAAGAATGCCTTCAACCAGCATGAGGCCCTCCAGGAGATGAGCGACGAGGACCTCATGTCTCAGTTCCAAGCCGGGACCGTGGAGGCCTTCAACATCCTCGTGGAACGGTATTCCGATCGCTTGATGCAGTACCTCTACCGCTTCTTGGGCGACAAGAAGCGGTGCGAGGACTTGCTGCAGGAGACGTTCCTGCGCGTCCACCGGAATCGTCACTCCTACCGGCGCATTGCCAAGTTCTCGACGTGGCTCTACACCATCGCCGGAAACCTCGCGCGCTCCGAGTACCGGAAGCGGAAGCGACGGCGTATGCAGTCGATCCAGTCCGTCAACCGCGACAACGAGGAGTACGAGATGGAGATTCCGGACGAGTCGTTCTCGCCGGACAAGCACGCGGAGAGCACCATCCAGGACCACTACATTCAGGAGGCCATGAACGAAATTCCGCCGGCCTTCCGCGAGGTCGTGGTGCTGCGCGACATCCAGCAGCTCGCGTACGACGAGATTGCGGAGATCACGGGCCTGCCGATGGGCACCGTCAAGAGCCGCATCAACCGCGGGCGGACGAAGCTGCAGGCACTGCTTCAGGACGTATACCCGTTCCAGGAAGAGGAGTAG
- a CDS encoding gamma-butyrobetaine hydroxylase-like domain-containing protein — protein sequence MNTPEPSRLQVDTKAQTLTVDWADGHTSVFPLSRLRAACPCAECQGDAIDRIDPPAPDAGPSDAPPQWTDLEIEPAGSVGIRITWDDGHNAGIFRWDRLWDLQPPSA from the coding sequence ATGAACACGCCCGAGCCGAGCCGGCTCCAGGTTGACACGAAGGCCCAAACACTCACCGTGGACTGGGCAGACGGACACACGTCCGTCTTTCCCCTCTCGCGCCTCCGGGCCGCCTGCCCGTGTGCCGAATGCCAGGGCGACGCGATCGACCGGATCGACCCGCCCGCCCCCGACGCCGGGCCGTCCGACGCCCCCCCGCAATGGACGGACCTCGAAATCGAGCCCGCCGGGAGCGTCGGCATCCGCATCACGTGGGACGACGGCCACAACGCCGGCATTTTTCGGTGGGACCGACTTTGGGACCTCCAACCGCCCAGCGCGTGA
- a CDS encoding DEAD/DEAH box helicase gives MSVSSVSAADLPGLDPAEDFSFRDGQLAFLAKLARAYQEGRTDHLGVFVPGYGKTLTALASFAVARAMGVSDTLVVFVPRSNLQEQYADADEMARMLRWIGAPRMPFCVADADRVFVKNPEIPIVIATYQYACGESGNRDLQRYCNQGAPLFVLDEIHHLPEEGTWSQAVGRLPYDSLIGLSGTPLRSDGQPLFGVPHDVVTGDDGREQLHYRALHEVSLRDAHAEGQILKRIEAHVIDYNITMVEEDTGEEVEVSLGELKDEVGRDTSHLDRYFARRSLRFHDVYLDTLLGPAVGRLQKKRAGQIGAEDGRNHQMLVTCMSNRHAADVLDFMERRYGWLSATRIGQDVPRDEREERLEAYRQGEVDVMVQVDMIGEGTDIKTISVIAKLDLVSARSKTLQQIFRGMRYYDAWDEDANVCDVFTSGDLGLSETLAWMTREVQEGLRRRTEEGTSPEKSEQTDDRSEWALTGVNEGEIETHRLELEDNGRDSNLQVQRQPFEESGSDTLDLSAQEEELRQECSELATRVAYALQNRGMDVHMRDVHAKAKDRFRKAQSDMSLKLLKRKKKWLKRCLRSKRLV, from the coding sequence ATGTCTGTGTCGTCCGTCTCCGCCGCCGACCTGCCCGGCCTCGACCCGGCCGAGGACTTTTCGTTCCGCGACGGCCAACTCGCCTTCCTCGCCAAGCTGGCCAGGGCGTACCAGGAGGGCCGCACCGACCACCTCGGCGTCTTCGTCCCCGGCTACGGCAAGACACTGACGGCCCTTGCCTCCTTCGCCGTGGCGCGGGCAATGGGCGTGAGCGACACGCTTGTCGTGTTCGTGCCGCGGAGCAACCTGCAGGAGCAGTACGCCGACGCGGACGAGATGGCGCGCATGCTGCGCTGGATTGGGGCGCCGCGCATGCCCTTCTGCGTGGCCGACGCGGACCGCGTGTTCGTCAAGAACCCGGAGATCCCCATCGTCATCGCCACCTACCAGTACGCCTGTGGGGAGTCGGGCAACCGCGACCTGCAGCGCTACTGCAACCAGGGGGCGCCACTCTTCGTGCTCGACGAGATTCACCACCTGCCGGAGGAGGGCACCTGGTCGCAGGCCGTGGGGCGCCTGCCCTACGACTCGCTCATCGGCCTCTCCGGCACGCCCCTCCGCAGCGACGGCCAGCCCCTCTTCGGCGTGCCGCACGACGTGGTGACGGGCGACGACGGCCGGGAGCAACTCCACTACCGCGCCCTCCACGAGGTGAGCCTGCGCGACGCCCACGCCGAGGGGCAGATCCTGAAGCGCATCGAGGCGCACGTGATCGACTACAACATTACGATGGTGGAGGAGGACACCGGCGAGGAGGTGGAGGTCTCGCTTGGGGAGCTCAAAGACGAGGTGGGACGAGACACGTCGCACCTGGACCGCTACTTCGCCCGCCGCAGCCTTCGCTTCCACGACGTCTACCTCGACACGCTGCTGGGCCCGGCCGTGGGGCGCCTCCAGAAGAAGCGAGCCGGCCAGATCGGTGCCGAGGACGGACGCAACCACCAGATGCTCGTCACCTGCATGAGCAACCGCCACGCCGCCGACGTGCTCGACTTTATGGAGCGGCGCTACGGCTGGCTCAGCGCCACCCGCATCGGGCAGGACGTGCCGCGCGACGAGCGGGAGGAGCGCCTGGAGGCCTATCGCCAGGGCGAGGTGGACGTGATGGTGCAGGTGGACATGATTGGGGAGGGCACCGACATCAAAACCATCAGCGTCATCGCCAAGCTCGACCTCGTGAGCGCCCGCTCCAAGACGCTGCAGCAGATCTTTCGGGGCATGCGGTACTACGACGCATGGGACGAGGACGCCAACGTGTGCGACGTGTTCACGTCCGGCGACCTGGGCCTCTCCGAAACGCTGGCCTGGATGACGCGGGAGGTGCAGGAGGGCCTCCGCCGGCGCACGGAAGAGGGCACCTCGCCGGAAAAGTCCGAGCAGACCGACGACCGCTCCGAGTGGGCCCTGACGGGCGTCAACGAGGGGGAAATCGAGACCCACCGGCTGGAGTTGGAAGACAACGGACGGGACTCCAACCTCCAGGTGCAGCGCCAGCCCTTTGAGGAGTCGGGCTCCGATACGCTCGACCTCTCGGCGCAGGAGGAGGAGCTCCGTCAGGAATGCTCGGAACTCGCGACGCGGGTGGCCTACGCGCTGCAGAACCGCGGAATGGATGTCCACATGCGCGACGTGCACGCCAAGGCCAAGGATCGCTTCCGCAAGGCCCAGTCCGACATGAGCCTGAAATTGCTGAAGCGCAAGAAGAAATGGCTGAAGCGGTGCCTTCGGAGCAAGCGGCTCGTGTAG